In Polycladomyces zharkentensis, the following are encoded in one genomic region:
- the purC gene encoding phosphoribosylaminoimidazolesuccinocarboxamide synthase encodes MNRGDLLYEGKAKKLYQTDDPNVLWVEYKDDATAFNGEKKAQLAGKGELNNRIAAFFFRYLRENGIDNHFLQEVSPTEQWVRKVTIVPLEVVVRNRAAGSMAKRLGLEEGRMLPRPIVEFYYKNDELKDPLITEDHIDVLGLATVKQREEMKRIALQVNNLLGKKMRELGVTLVDFKLEFGIDPDGRLILADEISPDTCRFWDVETGKVLDKDRFRRDLGDVVEAYREIWNRLEGTTS; translated from the coding sequence ATGAATCGGGGAGACCTGCTCTACGAAGGAAAAGCCAAAAAACTGTATCAGACGGATGATCCGAACGTGTTGTGGGTGGAGTACAAAGACGACGCCACCGCATTCAACGGGGAGAAAAAAGCGCAACTGGCCGGCAAAGGGGAACTGAACAACCGCATCGCTGCGTTCTTTTTCCGGTATTTGCGTGAAAATGGCATAGACAATCACTTCCTTCAGGAAGTCTCCCCGACCGAACAATGGGTCCGAAAAGTCACCATCGTACCGTTGGAAGTGGTGGTGCGCAACCGCGCGGCCGGCAGCATGGCCAAACGGCTTGGGTTGGAGGAAGGCCGCATGTTGCCGCGCCCGATCGTCGAGTTTTACTACAAAAACGATGAGTTGAAAGATCCCTTGATCACGGAAGATCACATCGATGTGTTGGGATTGGCCACCGTCAAGCAACGGGAGGAGATGAAACGCATCGCCCTGCAGGTGAACAACTTGCTGGGCAAAAAGATGCGGGAACTCGGAGTGACGTTGGTTGATTTCAAACTGGAATTCGGGATCGACCCGGACGGACGATTGATCTTGGCGGATGAAATCTCACCGGATACGTGCCGTTTCTGGGATGTGGAGACAGGCAAAGTGTTGGACAAAGATCGTTTCCGCCGCGATTTGGGCGATGTGGTGGAGGCATATCGGGAAATCTGGAACCGGTTGGAGGGGACAACATCATGA
- the purS gene encoding phosphoribosylformylglycinamidine synthase subunit PurS: protein MMKATIVVMLKPGVLDPQGSAVKGSLHSLGFEEVTEVRIGKRMEVWLNTDDRAEAEARVEAMCNKLLANPVIENYTFELEEGA from the coding sequence ATGATGAAAGCAACGATTGTAGTTATGTTGAAGCCGGGTGTGCTCGATCCGCAGGGAAGTGCGGTCAAAGGCTCACTCCACTCACTGGGGTTTGAAGAGGTGACAGAGGTCCGCATCGGGAAGCGGATGGAAGTGTGGCTGAACACCGACGACCGGGCGGAAGCGGAAGCCCGCGTGGAAGCCATGTGCAACAAGCTGTTGGCCAATCCGGTGATCGAAAATTATACGTTCGAGCTGGAGGAGGGAGCCTGA